One window of Pseudomonas urmiensis genomic DNA carries:
- the yccS gene encoding YccS family putative transporter, translating to MSSSSFRHSLRRLWGQDKFSYSIRVTVALTGSMALCWYQDEMNLLIPLFLGIIASALAETDDGWQGRLSALMVTLVCFAIAALSVELLFPYPWIFAISLALAAFCLTMLGALGERYGAIASATLILSVYTMIGVDQRGGEVTDFWHEPLLLVAGAAWYGLLSVLWQALFSNQPVQQSLAKLFNELGRYLKLKANLFEPIRNLDVEARRLELAQQNGKVVAALNAAKEIILHRVGNSQPNSKVSRYLKLYFLAQDIHERVSASHYPYNALAEAFFHSDVMFRCQRLLRQQGSACQQLAESIRLRQPFVYGTGFAEALEDLHASLEHLRIQSNPAWRGLLRSLRALAGNLATLDRLLGAASNPDSLADASDSSLLDRSPRTFKDVWSRLRTQLTPTSLLFRHALRLPLALSIGYGMVHLIHPTQGYWIILTTLFVCQPNYGATRRKLVQRIFGTAIGLTVGWALFDLFPNPIIQSMFAVVAGVVFFVNRTTRYTLATAAITLMVLFCFNQIGDGYGLFLPRLFDTLVGSLIAILAVFLFLPDWQGRRLNKVLANTLSCASAYLRQIMQQYAHGKRDDLAYRLARRNAHNADAALSTTLANMLMEPGHFRKEADVGFRFLVLSHTLLSYLSGLGAHRDTALPAEVHEQLIEGAGQSLAKSLEEIANGLAARLPVAIHSDEEEALANALEQMPEELDEHQRLVQTQLALICRQLGPLRTMAAHLIKEGSPA from the coding sequence ATGTCATCGAGCTCGTTTCGCCATTCTCTGCGTCGCCTGTGGGGCCAAGACAAGTTCAGCTACAGCATCCGGGTAACCGTCGCCCTCACCGGCAGCATGGCCCTGTGCTGGTACCAGGATGAAATGAACCTGTTGATCCCGCTGTTCCTGGGGATCATCGCCAGCGCCCTGGCCGAGACCGACGACGGCTGGCAGGGCCGGCTCAGCGCGCTGATGGTGACCCTGGTGTGTTTTGCCATCGCCGCACTGTCAGTCGAGCTGCTCTTCCCCTATCCGTGGATTTTCGCCATCTCGCTGGCCTTGGCCGCGTTCTGCCTGACCATGCTCGGCGCCCTGGGCGAACGCTACGGGGCAATCGCCTCGGCAACATTGATTCTGTCGGTGTACACCATGATCGGCGTGGACCAGCGCGGTGGCGAAGTCACCGATTTCTGGCACGAGCCTTTGCTGCTGGTAGCCGGCGCCGCCTGGTATGGCCTGCTCTCGGTGCTGTGGCAGGCGCTGTTCTCCAACCAGCCGGTGCAGCAGAGCCTGGCCAAGCTGTTCAATGAGCTGGGCCGCTACCTCAAGCTCAAGGCCAACCTGTTCGAGCCGATCCGCAACCTCGACGTCGAGGCCCGGCGCCTGGAACTGGCCCAGCAAAATGGCAAGGTGGTGGCAGCGCTCAACGCAGCCAAGGAAATCATTCTGCACCGGGTCGGCAACAGCCAGCCGAACTCCAAGGTCAGTCGCTACCTCAAGCTGTACTTCCTGGCCCAGGATATTCATGAGCGGGTCAGCGCCTCGCACTATCCCTACAATGCGCTGGCCGAAGCGTTTTTCCACAGCGATGTGATGTTCCGTTGCCAACGCCTGCTACGCCAGCAAGGCTCGGCCTGCCAGCAGCTGGCTGAATCGATCCGCCTGCGCCAGCCCTTCGTCTATGGCACCGGCTTTGCCGAAGCACTGGAAGACCTGCACGCCTCGCTCGAACACCTGCGCATCCAGAGCAACCCCGCCTGGCGCGGGCTGCTGCGCTCGTTGCGCGCGCTGGCCGGTAACCTGGCCACCCTCGACCGCCTGCTCGGTGCTGCGAGCAACCCGGACAGCCTCGCCGACGCCAGCGACAGCAGCCTGCTCGACCGCTCGCCACGCACCTTCAAGGATGTCTGGAGCCGGCTGCGCACGCAGCTCACGCCCACTTCATTGCTGTTCCGCCACGCCCTGCGCCTGCCGCTGGCGTTGTCGATCGGCTATGGCATGGTTCATTTGATCCACCCGACCCAAGGCTACTGGATCATCCTCACCACGCTGTTCGTCTGCCAGCCCAACTACGGCGCGACCCGGCGCAAGCTGGTGCAACGGATCTTCGGCACGGCCATCGGCTTGACGGTGGGCTGGGCTCTGTTCGACCTGTTCCCCAACCCGATCATCCAATCGATGTTCGCGGTGGTGGCGGGCGTAGTGTTCTTCGTCAACCGTACCACCCGCTACACCTTGGCCACCGCCGCAATTACCTTGATGGTGCTGTTCTGCTTCAACCAGATCGGCGATGGCTACGGGCTGTTCCTGCCGCGCCTGTTCGATACCCTGGTCGGCAGCCTGATCGCCATTCTGGCGGTGTTCCTGTTCCTGCCCGACTGGCAGGGGCGGCGCTTGAACAAGGTGCTGGCCAATACCCTCAGCTGCGCCAGCGCCTACCTGCGCCAGATCATGCAGCAATACGCCCATGGCAAGCGTGACGACCTGGCCTATCGCCTGGCCCGGCGCAACGCGCACAACGCCGATGCAGCGCTGTCGACCACCCTGGCCAACATGCTCATGGAGCCGGGGCATTTCCGTAAGGAGGCAGATGTCGGTTTCCGTTTCCTGGTGCTCTCACACACCCTGCTCAGCTACCTCTCCGGGCTGGGTGCGCACCGTGATACGGCGCTGCCGGCCGAGGTGCATGAGCAGTTGATCGAGGGTGCCGGGCAGAGCTTGGCCAAGAGCCTGGAAGAGATCGCCAATGGCCTGGCAGCGCGGCTGCCAGTGGCCATCCACAGTGATGAAGAAGAGGCGCTGGCCAATGCACTGGAGCAAATGCCAGAGGAGTTGGATGAGCATCAGCGCCTGGTGCAGACGCAATTGGCGTTGATCTGTCGCCAGCTCGGGCCGCTGCGGACCATGGCCGCTCACTTGATCAAGGAAGGCTCTCCTGCCTGA
- a CDS encoding substrate-binding periplasmic protein translates to MRPLLCVVGLLALMLLPVASAQDKLRLVSDSWPPFTDTGMPGGGLATSIVTTALMRAGYASEFEEVPWARALKGVADGRYDVLVNAWYNDSRALIGQFSKAYLTNRIRLLKRQGDAFSYKRQADLYPYSIAVVRDYAYSPDFDSDTRLSKVPVRNFSSAVRMLAAGRVKLAVEDEYVARYNLQREPQQVRDAVSFVEPPLGENSLHILVSLKHPQHQQIVQRFERAIVAMKADGSYARLLRQHGF, encoded by the coding sequence ATGCGGCCACTGCTTTGTGTTGTTGGTTTGCTGGCGCTAATGCTGCTGCCCGTAGCATCGGCGCAGGACAAGCTACGCCTGGTGTCCGACAGCTGGCCGCCCTTCACCGATACCGGCATGCCCGGCGGCGGCCTGGCCACCAGCATCGTCACCACCGCCCTGATGCGTGCGGGATATGCCAGCGAGTTCGAGGAGGTGCCTTGGGCCAGGGCGCTCAAGGGCGTGGCTGATGGTCGCTACGATGTACTGGTGAATGCCTGGTACAACGACTCGCGCGCGCTGATCGGCCAATTTTCCAAAGCCTACCTGACCAATCGGATTCGCCTGCTCAAGCGCCAGGGAGATGCCTTTAGCTACAAGCGCCAGGCCGACCTGTATCCGTACTCGATTGCGGTGGTGCGCGATTATGCCTACTCACCGGATTTCGACAGTGATACCCGCTTGAGCAAAGTGCCTGTGCGTAACTTCTCATCTGCCGTACGCATGCTGGCGGCAGGGCGGGTGAAGTTGGCAGTGGAAGACGAGTATGTGGCCCGCTACAACTTGCAGCGCGAGCCACAGCAGGTGCGCGATGCGGTGAGCTTCGTCGAGCCGCCGCTGGGGGAGAACAGCCTGCATATCCTGGTGAGCCTCAAGCATCCACAGCATCAGCAGATCGTGCAGCGGTTCGAGCGTGCAATCGTGGCGATGAAGGCCGATGGCAGTTATGCCCGGCTGCTACGCCAGCATGGGTTCTGA
- a CDS encoding NAD(P)/FAD-dependent oxidoreductase encodes MHSTDVIILGAGAAGLMCAQLSARRGRRVLLLDHANKPGKKILMSGGGRCNFTNLYTEPGNFLSHNPHFCKSALARYTQWDFIELVAKHGVPYHEKKLGQLFCDNKSSDILNLLLAECDDAGVELRMETSIETIDKTDSGYRLHTSAGPFACQSLVIATGGLSIPTLGASGFGYQVARQFGHSLLPTRAGLVPFTITEPQLKALCSELSGTSLDCTASCNGTSFRENLLFTHRGLSGPAILQISSFWEAGDTVEINLLPDRDALDWLQQQQTERANSELKTVLGEVFTRKLANLLADQWFVSKPMKQYTPAELVQIAEKLAAWQVVPAGTEGYRTAEVTLGGVDTREVSSKTMESLKSPGLYFIGEVLDVSGHLGGFNFQWAWASANAAAQFV; translated from the coding sequence TTGCACTCCACCGACGTGATCATCCTCGGCGCTGGCGCCGCCGGCCTGATGTGCGCTCAACTCAGTGCCCGACGCGGGCGCCGTGTGCTTCTGCTCGACCACGCCAACAAACCGGGCAAGAAGATCCTCATGTCCGGCGGCGGGCGCTGCAACTTCACCAACCTGTACACCGAGCCTGGCAACTTCCTCTCGCACAACCCACATTTCTGCAAGTCGGCGCTTGCCCGCTACACCCAGTGGGACTTCATCGAGCTGGTGGCCAAGCATGGCGTGCCATATCACGAGAAGAAGCTGGGCCAGCTGTTTTGCGATAACAAGTCCAGCGACATCCTCAACCTGCTGCTCGCCGAATGTGACGATGCCGGGGTCGAGCTGCGGATGGAAACCAGCATCGAGACCATCGACAAGACCGACAGCGGTTATCGCCTGCACACCAGCGCTGGGCCGTTTGCCTGCCAGTCGCTGGTGATCGCCACCGGCGGTCTGTCGATTCCGACCCTGGGCGCCAGCGGCTTTGGCTATCAGGTCGCACGCCAGTTCGGCCACAGCCTGCTGCCCACCCGCGCAGGTTTGGTGCCGTTCACCATCACCGAGCCCCAGCTCAAGGCATTGTGCAGTGAACTCTCGGGGACCTCGCTCGATTGCACCGCCAGCTGCAACGGCACCAGCTTCCGCGAGAACCTGCTGTTCACCCATCGTGGCCTGAGTGGCCCGGCGATCTTGCAGATCTCTTCGTTCTGGGAGGCAGGCGACACGGTCGAGATCAACCTGCTGCCGGACCGCGATGCCCTCGACTGGCTGCAACAGCAACAGACCGAGCGCGCCAACAGCGAACTGAAGACCGTGCTGGGCGAGGTGTTCACGCGCAAGCTGGCCAACCTGTTGGCTGATCAGTGGTTCGTCTCCAAGCCGATGAAGCAGTACACCCCGGCCGAGCTTGTGCAGATCGCCGAGAAGCTGGCGGCCTGGCAGGTTGTGCCGGCCGGGACTGAGGGCTATCGCACTGCTGAGGTGACGCTTGGCGGGGTGGATACCCGCGAGGTGTCGTCCAAGACCATGGAATCGCTGAAGAGCCCGGGGCTGTACTTCATTGGTGAAGTACTGGACGTCAGCGGCCATCTGGGTGGGTTTAATTTCCAGTGGGCCTGGGCCTCGGCTAACGCCGCCGCGCAGTTCGTGTAA